Part of the Caulobacter sp. SL161 genome is shown below.
AGGCCGCGTTCATCCGCCTGAAGGCCGGCAGCACCGACATCGTCGAGGCCTCCAAGCTGGCCGTCACCGTGTCGCTCGGCGAAAGCGGCGCTCGGGCGGCAGGCGGCTCGCGCGGCGCCAACCTGATCCTGATCCGCTCGGCCCTGGAGGACGCTCGTGCGTTCGCCAACCGCCGCGCGGCGTTCGAGCAGGGCGCCACCCGCGACTTCGGGCTCTCGCGTCTGGACCTTGCGGCGCTGATCCCGGTCGTCCAGGGCAAGACCCCGCTGTTGATCCGCGTCTCTCGCGCCGCCGACATTCGCCAGGCGCTGAAGCTGGCGGCCGACGAGAAGATCAAGATCGTCCTCGAAGGCGTCGAGGAAGGCTGGATGGTCGCGGCCGAGATCGCCAAGGCCGGGGTTCCGGTGATCCTGGATCCGCAAGCGTCCCTGCCCGGCAGCTTCGAGACCCTGGGCTCGCGCCTCGACAACGCCGCTCGGCTTCACGCCGCCGGCGTCACTGTGGCGATCAACGGCGCGCGGGACTTCAACAACCTGCGCCAGGAGCGCCTGAACGCCGGTCTGGCGGTCGCCAACGGCCTGCCCTATCCGGCCGCTCTCGCCGCCGTGACCCTGGTCCCGGCCAAGATCTGGGGCCAGGCCGACAAGGTCGGTTCGCTCGAGGTCGGCAAGGTCGCCGACGTGGTCGTCTGGAACGGCGATCCGCTGGAGACGACCAGCTGGCCCACGGCCGTGTTGGTCGGCGGCGTCGAGCAGCCCAAGGACGGTCGCCACCAGCAGCTGAAGGCCCGCTACGCGGCCAGCGACCAGACCGGCTATCCGCCGGCCTATCGCTAGACTGGAGAGCGCCCCCTCCGGCCCTGCGGGCCACCTCCCCCGTTTCACGGGGGAGGATACGCTCCTCCTCCCTTGCGAAGCGGGGGAGGTGGCGCGGCACCGATAGGC
Proteins encoded:
- a CDS encoding amidohydrolase family protein → MIRSLLLASAACALALPAAAQTVAIVNARIEPVSSAAIPSGTLVIKDGKIAALGASVSVPAGARVIDAKGGVVTPGLIAPSSNLGASEISGVRETRDDSTGSALSAAFDISYAINPASTFLGLARDGGITGSAVTPVLSGTGGGAHQHADDGVVEEMTAGAHGDGDPPLFGGQAAFIRLKAGSTDIVEASKLAVTVSLGESGARAAGGSRGANLILIRSALEDARAFANRRAAFEQGATRDFGLSRLDLAALIPVVQGKTPLLIRVSRAADIRQALKLAADEKIKIVLEGVEEGWMVAAEIAKAGVPVILDPQASLPGSFETLGSRLDNAARLHAAGVTVAINGARDFNNLRQERLNAGLAVANGLPYPAALAAVTLVPAKIWGQADKVGSLEVGKVADVVVWNGDPLETTSWPTAVLVGGVEQPKDGRHQQLKARYAASDQTGYPPAYR